One window of the Acidobacteriota bacterium genome contains the following:
- a CDS encoding helix-turn-helix domain-containing protein yields the protein MGEERTAPSRREAVQPPHDWSDPGALPALLAAEYLGLAPATLETMRSRGGGPPFVKLGRRVVYHREDLDAWMDERTRADTSE from the coding sequence GTGGGAGAAGAGCGGACGGCTCCGTCGAGACGTGAGGCCGTACAGCCGCCACATGACTGGAGTGACCCTGGAGCACTCCCTGCGCTGCTTGCTGCCGAGTATCTCGGCCTCGCACCTGCGACCCTAGAGACAATGCGCTCTCGTGGCGGCGGGCCTCCCTTCGTCAAGCTCGGGAGGCGTGTCGTGTACCACCGGGAGGATCTCGATGCGTGGATGGATGAGCGAACTAGGGCCGATACCAGTGAATGA